Within Psychrobacter sp. DAB_AL43B, the genomic segment AGCAGGCAGGCAAAGGAACCGCCGTCACGCAGCTACGGCAGTGGGTAGATCCGCGTCTACTCAAGGTTGAGGCGATCATCGGTGATTGCCCATTAGATCATCAGCCGATTTGGCAAGCGCATACCAAAGCCATGCCGCGCTACGGTGATGTGATGATTTATTTTGGCAACTGGTATGCCGATTTGCTATATAACGTGATGCGTATGGCACATTCAGATAGCAAAAATAATGAGAAATTGATAAAAAATAAAAAGTGTGCCGATGCTGATATAGATACGGATATAAATACTAAGGCGTTACCCATTGGTAAGTGGCAAGATTATTTGCAGCAACAGCTGATTGAGCTGCAAGCCTTTGAGCAAGATCTTGCTGCGAATCATACTAAGCTGCTGAAGTGCTGGTTTCATGTAGATATCGAAACCTTGCAGGCAAGGCTAAACGATGATGAGACAGACCCACGTTTTTTGTATCAGATTGATTGGCATAGCGCGGCAGTAGTGACGCAGTTTAATGAGGTAGCCGCTACCTTATTACGCCAGCAAGGTGATTGGATCATTATTGATGGTGCTGATAAATCAAAAGCCGCCATGCATTTTTGTCATGAAGTCTTACATGCTATGCAAATGGCATTGGCGAGCAGTGAAGCAGAAAGCAGTGAAGTAGAGAAAAATCATAGTGATACACCAAAGTTTGAGCCTGTTAAGTTTGAGAATGTAAAGCCACCTAAATTATTGACGGAAATAGCCGATTCAGATATAGATAAATCAGACTATCATCAACAACTTGAAGCCAAGCAAGTAAAGCTCGCTGAATTACTACGCGCGCGTAAGGGCCGTCATGTGGTGTTTGCTTTTGAGGGTATGGATGCCGCTGGCAAGGGCGGCGCTATTAAAAGGCTGGTGGCGCCACTCGATCCACGTGAATATCAAATTTATAATATTAGCGCGCCCATGTTGTATGAGCTACAGCATCCTTATTTATGGCGCTTTTGGACCAAACTCCCAAACGAGCAAACAGACCGTATCAGTCGTATCGCTATCTTTGATCGTACGTGGTATGGACGTGTATTGGTTGAACGTATTGAAGGCTTTGCCACTGATGAGGAGTGGCAGCGCGCTTACGATGAAATCAATCGTTTTGAGGCAGACTTGGCAGCGTCAGGTACCTTGGTCATCAAATACTGGCTGGCTATCGATAAACAAGAGCAACTCAAACGTTTTGAAGCGCGTGAAGAGACACCGCATAAACAGTTTAAATTAACGGACGATGATTGGCGTAATCGTGAGAACTGGTCAGATTACGTACAATCTGCTGCTGATATGCTGGCACGTACTGATACCAAAAGTGCCCCTTGGTGTGTTATTGCGACTAACGACAAGCGTCAAGCGCGTCTGGACGTTTTAGACCATGCTATTGAGCAGCTCTCAGCGGTACTCTCTACTCGCTAAGGCTCTGATATTTACTGCGCTCGCTCATGCCCATAGTAGTTGTGGACTAGTTATAAAGCGGATATCGAGGCTGATTAATAATTAAAATATAACAACACTCTTTGACTAAATGAGCAGATTTTTCGAGCCACAGATGTACAGTTACAAATCTTGTAATATCATCATGCATTATGCGTCTATATTTAATATAATAGGCGCGTAATGAGCGCTGCTATCTATTAAAATAGCTTGGTCGCTTGACTGTTTATTCTTTAATATCAATTTATCTTTTAATATCAATGTTTTTTTCATGACAATCAAATTTACCACAACAACACTATCACTATAAATACCTAAGCCGCAAGATGCTCTAATCGGACGATTTGGCAATATCCCTTGCGGCTTTATAGTATTTTGCATGATGGGTTTTTATCTTATGTTTTTGTCGTGTTCAAACCAAAGCATGGTCAAACCAAAGTGTATTTTAAGCAACCTATAAAATCGCCAAGGTAATGTATTAATAGCGTATTTAAAAAAAGCAATTCAAAACCGTATAGTAAAGAACCACGTTGCGCGCACGCTATCATAGTTTTGGATGGTAAAAAACATTCCATCATCCATTAATAGCATCGCAATGTCATCAATCGCATATAATTTCAATCAGCTTACGCAGGACGTATCGACGTATGGGTATTAGCAGCAGCTCTACAGGATCAACTAAAGCAGTCGGTTCTATGAGAATTAATCTATTTTTTGGCATTTTACTTATTGCGATGACCAGCTACTTTTTGTGGTGGGGTCTAGATTACACCATGCATCAGCAGACGACGCTATTTATTGTCGCCACTGCTTTTGGTGTCTTTATGGCATTCAATATTGGTGGTAATGATGTCGCCAATTCCTTTGGTACCTCAGTGGGTGCAGGGACGTTAACGATCCCTCAAGCGCTCGGTATAGCAGCGATATTTGAAGTGTCGGGCGCCGTGCTGGCAGGCGGTGAAGTGACCGACACCATTCGCAGCGGCATTGTCGATTTAGATGGTCTATCGGTAACACCCAACCAGTTCATTTATGTCATGCTTTCAGCTTTGATTGCTGCCGCATTTTGGCTGTTGTTTGCCACTAAAAAAGGCCTGCCGGTTTCGACCACTCATGCCATTATCGGCGGCGTGGTTGGTAGCTCCATTGTATTGGGTATCACCTTAGGTGGTACTGAAATGGCGTTATCTACAGTGAATTGGGGCACGATTGGCACTATCGCTATCTCTTGGGTGATATCACCGCTACTAGGCGGCATATTTTCTTATCTTTTATATGGGCAGATTAAGAAAAATATCATTGAGTATAATGATAAAACAGAGGCGCATATTGCGACTCTAAAAGATAATAAAAAGACTCTAAAACACAATCATAAAGAGTATTTGGACGGTCTGACAGAATCAGAACAACTGGCTTATACTTCAGCGATGTTACGTGATCAAGAAATTTATAAAGATGATGATTGCGTCGTTGAAGATTTAGAGACCGATTATTACAAAGAGCTTTATGAGATTGAGAACGAGCGCAGCAACCTTGATACCCTAAAAGCACTTAAAAAATGGGTACCTATTATTGCGGCTGCAGGCGGCGCGGTCATGGCCTCTTTGGTCATTTTTAAAGGTCTGAAGAACGTCAATAATGGTATGACGACGCTGCAAGGCTTTTTAATCATGGGGATGATATCGGCACTAGTGTGGCTTGCGACCTTTATTTATACCAAAAGTATCCGTGGCAAGCATAAAGAAGACTTGACCAAAGCCACGTTTATTATGTTTAGCTGGATGCAAGTATTTACCGCGTCAGCTTTTGCCTTTAGTCATGGCTCAAACGATATTGCCAATGCTGTTGGTCCTTTTGCAGCGATTATGGATGTTATCCGTACCAATAGCATTGCCACAGAAGCCGCAGTACCTCCAGCAGTGATGCTAACTTTTGGTGTTGCTCTTATCGTTGGTCTTTGGTTCATCGGTAAAGAAGTGATTCAAACTGTCGGTACGAACTTAGCAAAAATGCATCCAGCTTCTGGTTTCTCAGCTGAATTGGCTGCTGCTGCTGTGGTCATGGGCGCTTCAACCATGGGTCTGCCAGTATCGAGTACGCATACGTTAGTAGGAGCAGTACTTGGCATTGGTATTGTGAATAGAGATACCAACTGGGCGCTGATGAAGCCTATCGGTTTAGCATGGATTATTACCCTTCCTGCGGCCGCTGCGATGTCTGCAATCAGTTATATCGTGTTGATAAACATCTTTTAAAACTAAAACTTATAGTATTTTAAGTTTCAGTTGCTTATAAAAACGTCAGATATAAAAAACGCTTATCGATATCATATCGGTAAGCGTTTTTTATAGACAGTAATGTATGTAAAAGTTAAATCAATCGGTACCAAATTGCTTACGCTTTTTAGCAAAGAAGCGGTCTAAGCGATCCATGGCGTCTTCTAAGTCGTGTAAGTTGGGTAAAAACACCAAGCGGAAATGGTCATGTTTGTCCCAGTTAAACCCTGTTCCTTGTACCATCAATACGTTTTCTTCCAACAATAAATCCATCATAAACTGCATGTCATTTTCGATAGGGTAAATCTCAGGATCCATCTTTGGAAAGCAGTAAAACGCGCCTTGTGGCATGGTGCAAGAAATACCTTTAATCGCATTAAGGCGGGTAACTGCCAACTCGCGCTGCTTGTATAAACGACCTTTTGTAGAGGTTAAATCCTTCATACTTTGATAGCCGCCCATGGCTGTCTGAATCGCATATTGCCCTTGGACGTTAGAGCACAGACGCATAGAGGCGAGCATATCCAAACCTTCGATAAAGTCAGTGGCATGTTCTTTGCGACCTGAAACCATCATCCAACCTGCGCGAAAGCCTGCGATGCGATGCGACTTTGACAGACCATTATATGACAAGACCAGCACTTCATCGGTCAAGGTACTCATCGGCGTATGTTCCATATCATCATAAAGAATACGGTCATAAATCTCATCGGCCATAATAATTAAATTATGCTCTTTTGCGACCTCGATGATTTGCAGTAGCACTTCATCACTATAAAGTGAGCCGGTTGGATTATTGGGGTTAATAACCACAATGCCTTTAGTTTTGCTAGTGATTTTGGATTTGATGTCTTCAATATCAGGATGCCAGTTATCTTCTTCATTACAACGATAATGTACCGCTGTACCGCC encodes:
- a CDS encoding inorganic phosphate transporter yields the protein MGISSSSTGSTKAVGSMRINLFFGILLIAMTSYFLWWGLDYTMHQQTTLFIVATAFGVFMAFNIGGNDVANSFGTSVGAGTLTIPQALGIAAIFEVSGAVLAGGEVTDTIRSGIVDLDGLSVTPNQFIYVMLSALIAAAFWLLFATKKGLPVSTTHAIIGGVVGSSIVLGITLGGTEMALSTVNWGTIGTIAISWVISPLLGGIFSYLLYGQIKKNIIEYNDKTEAHIATLKDNKKTLKHNHKEYLDGLTESEQLAYTSAMLRDQEIYKDDDCVVEDLETDYYKELYEIENERSNLDTLKALKKWVPIIAAAGGAVMASLVIFKGLKNVNNGMTTLQGFLIMGMISALVWLATFIYTKSIRGKHKEDLTKATFIMFSWMQVFTASAFAFSHGSNDIANAVGPFAAIMDVIRTNSIATEAAVPPAVMLTFGVALIVGLWFIGKEVIQTVGTNLAKMHPASGFSAELAAAAVVMGASTMGLPVSSTHTLVGAVLGIGIVNRDTNWALMKPIGLAWIITLPAAAAMSAISYIVLINIF
- a CDS encoding ATPase, whose product is MSKKNDKTEADAPQAVSAPFSKEVVEQRLTPNPLSQFFMDKDALRLALVTAQFALRATRQQTPPTTNKPMGLLVLVNGMEQAGKGTAVTQLRQWVDPRLLKVEAIIGDCPLDHQPIWQAHTKAMPRYGDVMIYFGNWYADLLYNVMRMAHSDSKNNEKLIKNKKCADADIDTDINTKALPIGKWQDYLQQQLIELQAFEQDLAANHTKLLKCWFHVDIETLQARLNDDETDPRFLYQIDWHSAAVVTQFNEVAATLLRQQGDWIIIDGADKSKAAMHFCHEVLHAMQMALASSEAESSEVEKNHSDTPKFEPVKFENVKPPKLLTEIADSDIDKSDYHQQLEAKQVKLAELLRARKGRHVVFAFEGMDAAGKGGAIKRLVAPLDPREYQIYNISAPMLYELQHPYLWRFWTKLPNEQTDRISRIAIFDRTWYGRVLVERIEGFATDEEWQRAYDEINRFEADLAASGTLVIKYWLAIDKQEQLKRFEAREETPHKQFKLTDDDWRNRENWSDYVQSAADMLARTDTKSAPWCVIATNDKRQARLDVLDHAIEQLSAVLSTR